From a region of the Blochmannia endosymbiont of Camponotus modoc genome:
- the mntR gene encoding manganese-binding transcriptional regulator MntR: MTKNDIEVLSSNLACFQKKTDNLQGFIQVRAAHRRELVDDYIELIADLIQERGEARQVDLALRLGVTQPTVAKMLKKLIASSLIKHKRYCGVSLTEQGRQLANENHIRHKIVKTFLIDLGINKKIAQRDAEGIEHHVSNETLLAFIQFSKRFNK; the protein is encoded by the coding sequence ATGACTAAAAATGATATAGAAGTATTGTCCAGTAATTTAGCATGTTTTCAAAAAAAAACAGATAATTTACAAGGATTTATCCAGGTTAGAGCAGCACATCGACGCGAGCTTGTTGATGATTATATTGAATTAATTGCAGATTTAATTCAAGAACGTGGGGAAGCGCGTCAGGTAGATTTAGCATTAAGACTTGGAGTAACGCAACCAACAGTAGCAAAAATGTTAAAAAAGTTGATTGCTTCTTCATTAATTAAGCATAAACGTTATTGTGGAGTATCGTTGACAGAACAAGGAAGACAATTGGCTAATGAAAATCATATACGACACAAAATTGTAAAAACTTTTCTAATAGATTTAGGCATCAATAAAAAAATCGCTCAAAGAGATGCAGAAGGCATCGAGCATCATGTTAGCAATGAAACATTGTTGGCATTTATTCAATTCTCTAAGCGCTTCAATAAATAA
- a CDS encoding transglycosylase SLT domain-containing protein: protein MKIYIIHLVVILLLTTCAQKNIEKNTTWTLYTNSKYKIICFPKRITPSMYNDYIHYCAMNYGVDASLVKAIIQVESNYNPAVISKSNAVGLMQLKADTAGRDAYRLKGWRGEPSIHELKNAAVNIDLGTAYLSILQKQLEGIIDIKTRRYAIIVAYVNGLSALLKTFSIDRNYAIEKINKLNPEQFYQHIQSHHPSKQAQRYLFKVNSIYITQN from the coding sequence ATGAAGATATACATAATACATTTAGTTGTAATTTTGTTACTAACAACTTGTGCTCAAAAAAATATTGAAAAAAATACTACATGGACATTATATACTAATTCAAAGTACAAGATAATTTGTTTTCCTAAACGAATTACACCGTCTATGTATAATGATTACATTCATTATTGTGCTATGAATTATGGAGTAGATGCATCTTTAGTGAAAGCCATTATTCAAGTAGAATCTAATTATAATCCTGCTGTAATCAGTAAATCTAATGCTGTTGGGTTAATGCAGCTTAAAGCGGATACTGCAGGAAGAGATGCTTATCGTTTGAAAGGATGGAGAGGAGAACCTAGTATTCATGAATTAAAAAATGCTGCTGTTAATATTGATCTTGGTACTGCTTATTTGTCTATATTGCAAAAACAATTAGAGGGAATTATTGATATAAAAACTAGACGCTATGCCATAATTGTTGCTTATGTGAATGGTTTAAGCGCATTATTGAAAACATTTTCTATTGATCGTAATTATGCTATTGAAAAAATAAACAAACTTAATCCCGAACAATTTTACCAACATATACAATCTCATCATCCATCTAAGCAAGCGCAACGCTATTTATTTAAAGTTAATTCTATTTATATTACACAAAATTAA
- a CDS encoding winged helix-turn-helix domain-containing protein — MKYVIQSTIIFDTTEYTLTSLTDSNTSVKLSNSAGRVLEELIKRHNIDICAPVTREHLFSIVWRAYGLEPSNGNLNQQISLIRKTLTSFGLDSSSIITIPKRGLKLNNQLIIEKIHEDRPCVSSPLHKTTDQNNNLLSSSILLNIKAHIKYMITLTIMVVILLSIGFVYLYTKKDHIKLYCCKEINSCNICAFHSELGFECNDCIMQCTEIT; from the coding sequence ATGAAATATGTCATTCAATCGACTATAATATTTGACACTACAGAGTATACTCTGACATCATTAACTGATTCCAATACATCAGTAAAATTATCTAATTCTGCTGGACGGGTATTAGAAGAGCTAATTAAACGACACAATATTGATATTTGTGCGCCAGTCACTCGAGAACATTTGTTTTCAATCGTTTGGAGAGCTTATGGACTGGAACCATCTAACGGCAACTTAAATCAACAAATTAGTTTAATACGAAAAACTTTAACATCTTTTGGATTAGATTCCTCATCCATTATAACTATTCCTAAACGAGGTTTAAAGTTAAACAATCAATTGATTATAGAAAAAATACACGAAGATAGACCATGCGTATCTTCCCCTCTACATAAAACCACAGATCAAAACAATAATTTATTATCATCTTCTATTTTACTAAATATCAAAGCTCATATAAAATATATGATTACCCTGACGATAATGGTCGTAATATTACTCAGCATTGGTTTTGTGTACTTATACACTAAAAAAGATCATATTAAACTATATTGTTGTAAAGAAATAAACTCATGTAACATTTGCGCTTTTCATTCAGAATTGGGATTTGAATGCAATGACTGCATTATGCAATGCACCGAAATTACATAA